Part of the Halostella litorea genome is shown below.
GAGTCGGTGAGTTCGGCCGAGAAGGGGCCGCCGAACCGCCCGGTGATGTCCTCGATCGTCTCCTTGGCCTGCGTGGACGAGGTCAGGAGCACGCGGTCCGCTCCGAGCGCGCGGGCGGTCAGTCCGACATGAGTCGTCATCCGCCCGTCGCGACCGGGCCGGTGGCCGAGCCGCAGCACGGCGACCTCGGGTTCCCCCTGCATGGGGGAACGGTCGCGTGGGAGCGGTTAGGGGGTTTCGCTTCCGCCGCGGGTTACTCCTCCTCGTCGCGCGCGTCGACGACGAGCACGGGGATCGTCGCCGTACGGACGACCCGTTCGGTGACGCTGCCGAGCAGCATCCGGCTGATGCCAGAGCGACCGTGGGAGCCCATCACCGCCAGGTCGATGTCGTTGTCCGCGATGTACGCGACGATCTCGTCGTGGGGGCTGCCGACCGCGACGTGTTCGACCGCCTCCAGCCCCGCGTCGGCCGCCTGTCGGGCGACCTCGGCAGTCGCCTCCTCGGCCTTCTGCTGTACCTCCGGCATCTCGGATAGCTTCCCCTGGCGCAGGCGCTCGACCTGCTCGGTGCCGAGGCTGTAGTTGGTCGCCTGCAGGTCGACGACGTACAGCGCGTGTACGGTCGCC
Proteins encoded:
- a CDS encoding universal stress protein, encoding MYDNILIPTDGSEPARRSIRHGVDIAERYGATVHALYVVDLQATNYSLGTEQVERLRQGKLSEMPEVQQKAEEATAEVARQAADAGLEAVEHVAVGSPHDEIVAYIADNDIDLAVMGSHGRSGISRMLLGSVTERVVRTATIPVLVVDARDEEE